In the Pirellulales bacterium genome, one interval contains:
- a CDS encoding MraY family glycosyltransferase produces the protein MTWLILGASLPSLLVSLAVAYLVRRWAPRWGLVDRPGHRKVHSVATPLGGGLAVFTGIVAPLACGYLALLLVSGRLPLPPFIATHVPGLLSQAPKLWFLLAGGAVLVVLGLIDDRRGLDWRWRLAVQTAVASALVWRWEGWRLSLYILDHAWITMPLSVLWIVGLINSFNMLDNMDGLSAGVAAIAAAMLVIVLLTTPDPVTRAPQLFVAGFLLVLAGSLVGFLWHNRPPARLFMGDAGSYLVGYCLATATSMATFTGGNLPPHTILAPLCILAVPLYDTITVVIIRLRQGRSPFEGDKNHFSHRLVELGMTKGQAVLTIYLTTATCGLAGLLLHQVDAVGAVVVVLQVLSTITVICVLEMTGRKRNGDG, from the coding sequence GTGACCTGGCTGATTCTGGGGGCATCGTTGCCAAGCCTGCTTGTGTCGCTGGCCGTGGCCTATCTGGTGCGCCGCTGGGCGCCGCGCTGGGGGCTGGTCGACCGCCCAGGCCATCGCAAGGTCCACAGCGTGGCCACTCCGCTGGGCGGCGGACTGGCGGTGTTCACGGGCATCGTCGCGCCGCTGGCCTGCGGTTATCTGGCCTTGCTGCTGGTGTCCGGCCGTTTGCCATTGCCGCCGTTCATCGCGACGCATGTGCCCGGCTTGCTGAGTCAGGCGCCGAAGCTCTGGTTTCTGCTGGCGGGAGGAGCTGTGCTGGTGGTGTTAGGGCTGATCGACGATCGCCGCGGGCTGGATTGGCGGTGGCGGCTGGCCGTGCAAACGGCGGTGGCGTCGGCATTGGTTTGGCGGTGGGAAGGATGGCGGCTGTCGCTCTATATCCTCGATCACGCGTGGATCACGATGCCGCTGAGCGTGCTCTGGATCGTGGGGCTGATCAACTCATTCAACATGCTCGACAATATGGACGGCCTGTCGGCGGGCGTGGCGGCCATCGCGGCGGCGATGCTGGTGATCGTGCTGCTGACCACGCCCGACCCTGTGACGCGGGCGCCGCAGCTTTTCGTGGCCGGGTTTCTGCTGGTGCTGGCCGGCTCGCTCGTCGGCTTTTTGTGGCACAATCGTCCGCCGGCGCGGCTGTTCATGGGCGACGCCGGCAGTTACCTGGTCGGATACTGCCTGGCCACGGCCACGAGCATGGCCACATTCACCGGCGGCAACCTGCCGCCGCACACCATTCTGGCGCCGTTGTGCATCCTGGCGGTGCCGCTCTACGACACGATCACGGTGGTCATCATCCGTCTGCGTCAGGGCCGAAGCCCCTTCGAAGGCGACAAGAACCATTTTTCGCACCGACTCGTGGAGCTGGGCATGACCAAAGGCCAAGCCGTGCTTACCATCTACCTGACCACGGCTACCTGCGGCCTGGCCGGATTGCTGCTGCACCAGGTCGACGCCGTCGGTGCCGTCGTCGTCGTGCTGCAAGTGCTCTCGACGATCACGGTGATTTGCGTGTTGGAGATGACGGGGAGAAAACGAAACGGCGACGGTTAG
- a CDS encoding RusA family crossover junction endodeoxyribonuclease, translating to MSHQSRNKAALALWKAAVRTEAARRWGANRPLMGKLKCTIIYFHEDDWPSLDDDNMVKPVRDALNGLVYEDDRQITYSETVQYPIEAPIMIRRGSAVLLAASSVGDAFVYVRIEDAPQVLQIPG from the coding sequence GTGTCGCATCAATCGAGAAACAAGGCGGCCTTGGCCCTTTGGAAGGCGGCCGTTCGCACGGAGGCTGCCAGGCGATGGGGTGCAAACCGGCCGCTCATGGGCAAGCTGAAGTGTACGATCATTTACTTTCACGAAGACGACTGGCCTTCACTCGACGACGATAATATGGTCAAACCGGTCCGCGACGCCTTGAACGGCCTGGTCTACGAGGATGACCGCCAGATCACTTACTCCGAGACGGTACAATATCCCATTGAGGCGCCGATTATGATTCGACGTGGGTCGGCGGTTTTGCTGGCAGCGTCTTCCGTGGGCGACGCATTCGTCTATGTCCGCATCGAAGACGCCCCGCAGGTTTTGCAAATTCCCGGATAA
- a CDS encoding ABC transporter permease, with translation MHGGRLRRVAGLVRKESLQIVRDPSSYLIAGLLPLVLLFLFGYGVSLDLRRVEIGLVVEQPTPEAESLVSAFRNSPYFHVHLARTRRQFQNDLVAGRLKGVVVLASDFGDRMGGGATAPVQAIVDGSEPNTAGLVAYYVQGVWSTWVAEERLSRVGLAARAITPRISVEPRYWFNPELRSQNFLVPGSMAIIMSLIGTLLTALVVAREWERGTMEALMATPISRAEFLLGKLLPYFALGMAAMGLAATAAVILFDVPFRGSVLALVIVSAAFLLAMLPLGLFISTVSRNQFAASQAALIAAFLPAFELSGFIFEIDSMPLPIRALTYILPARYFVPSLQTLFLAGDVPDVLVPNTLALAAFAAVLFVLLMRATRLRLE, from the coding sequence ATGCATGGGGGCCGTTTGCGTCGCGTGGCCGGACTGGTGCGTAAAGAATCGCTGCAGATCGTGCGCGATCCGAGCAGCTACCTGATCGCCGGCCTGTTGCCGCTGGTCCTGCTGTTTCTGTTCGGCTACGGCGTGTCGCTCGACCTGCGGCGCGTCGAAATCGGCCTGGTCGTCGAGCAACCGACGCCGGAGGCCGAAAGCCTCGTCTCCGCATTTCGCAATTCGCCCTACTTTCACGTTCACCTTGCCCGCACGCGGCGGCAGTTCCAAAACGACCTGGTTGCCGGACGGCTGAAAGGGGTTGTGGTGCTGGCGTCCGATTTTGGCGACCGCATGGGAGGCGGCGCGACCGCGCCGGTGCAGGCGATCGTCGATGGCAGCGAACCCAACACGGCCGGCCTGGTGGCCTATTATGTGCAAGGAGTGTGGAGCACCTGGGTCGCCGAAGAGAGGCTCTCGCGCGTCGGGCTGGCCGCGCGGGCCATCACTCCGCGGATCAGCGTCGAGCCGCGGTATTGGTTCAACCCGGAGCTGCGAAGCCAGAATTTCCTGGTGCCCGGCTCGATGGCCATCATCATGAGCCTGATCGGCACGCTGCTCACGGCACTGGTCGTGGCCCGCGAGTGGGAGCGGGGCACAATGGAAGCCCTGATGGCCACGCCGATCAGCCGCGCGGAGTTTCTGCTCGGCAAGTTGCTGCCTTATTTTGCATTGGGCATGGCCGCGATGGGCCTGGCCGCCACCGCGGCTGTAATCCTGTTCGACGTTCCCTTTCGCGGATCGGTGCTTGCCTTGGTGATCGTTTCGGCGGCCTTCTTGCTGGCCATGTTGCCGTTGGGGCTCTTCATTTCGACGGTGAGCCGCAATCAGTTCGCCGCCAGCCAGGCGGCCTTGATCGCGGCCTTTTTGCCGGCGTTCGAGCTGTCGGGCTTCATCTTCGAGATCGACAGCATGCCGCTGCCGATTCGCGCCCTGACCTACATCTTGCCTGCCCGTTATTTTGTTCCCTCACTGCAAACGCTCTTTCTGGCGGGCGACGTGCCGGACGTGCTCGTACCCAACACGCTGGCCTTGGCGGCGTTCGCAGCGGTGCTGTTCGTCTTGTTGATGCGGGCCACACGCCTGCGATTGGAGTGA
- a CDS encoding ABC transporter permease — protein MIDRVTSLVIKELLALWRDRKSRVILIVPPLFQMLIFSFAATEEAKNVRMAVLNRDPGTASRDLIARFEGAPTFSRIDYLKSDEEMAQVIDSRQALMVLHIPPDFSREVWANRPAKVQLVLDGRRSNASQLVAGYSAAIVEAYSAELPRRRRTPRPASVVVARTWFNPNLMSTWHSVPSLVAILTTLMGVVVTALSVARERELGTFEQLLVSPLSPTEIIIGKTAPALLVGVAEASGMILVGVLAFRVPLHGSLALLYAAMVVYLFAVIGVGLFISALAKTQQQAILGGFVFMVPAMLLSGFASPIENMPDWLQYVSYANPIRYFMVVVKGVFLKDMPAAVALAYIWPMAVIATVTLSAATLLFRRRME, from the coding sequence ATGATCGACCGCGTGACGTCACTGGTAATCAAAGAGCTGCTGGCCCTGTGGCGCGACCGCAAGAGCCGGGTGATCCTGATCGTGCCGCCGCTGTTCCAGATGCTGATCTTCAGCTTCGCCGCCACCGAGGAAGCCAAGAACGTGCGGATGGCGGTGCTCAACCGCGATCCTGGCACGGCCTCGCGCGACCTGATTGCGCGCTTCGAAGGGGCCCCCACCTTTAGCCGCATCGACTATCTGAAGTCCGACGAGGAAATGGCCCAGGTGATCGACTCGCGGCAGGCGCTGATGGTGCTGCACATTCCGCCCGACTTCTCGCGCGAGGTGTGGGCAAACCGCCCGGCCAAGGTGCAGCTTGTGCTCGACGGCCGGCGCTCGAACGCTTCCCAACTCGTGGCCGGATACTCGGCGGCGATCGTCGAGGCTTACAGTGCCGAGCTTCCGCGGCGGCGGCGCACTCCGCGGCCGGCCAGCGTCGTAGTGGCCCGCACCTGGTTCAATCCCAACCTGATGAGCACCTGGCACTCGGTCCCCAGCCTGGTGGCCATTCTCACGACGTTGATGGGCGTGGTGGTGACGGCGCTTTCCGTGGCCCGCGAGCGCGAGCTGGGCACCTTCGAGCAGCTTCTCGTCTCGCCGCTCAGCCCCACGGAGATCATTATCGGCAAGACGGCGCCGGCGCTCTTGGTCGGCGTGGCCGAAGCGTCGGGCATGATCTTGGTGGGTGTGCTGGCCTTCCGCGTGCCGCTGCACGGCTCACTCGCGTTGCTCTATGCCGCCATGGTCGTCTACTTGTTCGCGGTGATCGGTGTGGGGTTGTTCATCTCGGCCCTGGCCAAGACGCAGCAGCAGGCGATTCTGGGAGGGTTCGTGTTCATGGTGCCGGCCATGCTGCTTTCCGGATTTGCCAGCCCGATCGAGAACATGCCCGACTGGCTGCAATACGTCAGCTACGCCAATCCAATCCGTTACTTCATGGTGGTGGTGAAGGGCGTGTTTCTGAAAGACATGCCCGCCGCGGTCGCCCTGGCCTACATCTGGCCGATGGCCGTGATTGCGACGGTGACGCTCTCAGCCGCCACGCTGCTCTTTCGGCGGCGGATGGAATAG
- a CDS encoding DUF4416 family protein, with protein MGRATTQPPVLLIMAVVSRYPEALDWAADRSSRAWSPIADRSQAFAFTETDYYRSTMGEGLLKQFLAFERPIDPARLPQIKLETGDWEQEYARLARHAEPRPLNLDPGYLTVAKLVLASTKDHSHRLYLGEGIYGEVTLYFRDGRWQHRDWTYPDYRRPDFQDFFLRLRDDWQRRIREARRA; from the coding sequence ATGGGCCGAGCCACCACGCAACCGCCGGTTTTGCTGATCATGGCCGTTGTCAGCCGCTATCCGGAGGCCCTCGACTGGGCGGCCGATCGCAGCAGCCGGGCCTGGAGTCCCATCGCCGACCGCAGCCAAGCCTTCGCCTTCACCGAGACCGATTACTACCGATCCACGATGGGGGAGGGCCTGCTGAAGCAGTTTTTGGCATTCGAGCGGCCGATCGACCCTGCCCGGCTGCCGCAGATCAAGCTTGAGACGGGCGACTGGGAGCAGGAATACGCCCGGCTCGCCCGGCACGCGGAGCCGCGGCCGTTGAATCTCGACCCCGGCTACTTGACGGTGGCCAAGCTGGTGCTGGCTTCGACCAAAGACCATTCGCACCGACTGTATTTGGGCGAGGGCATCTACGGCGAGGTGACGCTCTACTTTCGCGACGGGCGCTGGCAGCATCGCGATTGGACCTACCCCGACTATCGCCGGCCCGATTTTCAGGACTTCTTTTTGCGATTGCGTGACGACTGGCAGCGCCGCATTCGGGAGGCCCGACGCGCGTGA
- a CDS encoding HEAT repeat domain-containing protein: MMFETARLSTCFAAVSTMLMWSVTLNAAEPVYQGRTLNSWLEDLAYGRYPDMEKDRLATEAIRAIGADALPLLIKRFQVPPHLTEEMAEQMDDYQALSQSLSALRILGDRASPAIPALIERLAPARRATSLSGPLALRLGRRTTFAALALSEIGEKSVAPLIAALSAEEVDTRFGAAMALEYFKKYADRAVPALIKALADSDKDVRWRAARSLGCQRSLPKLSLPALAKLLRGDPEANVRIYAIGAIEKFGSEAEIALADLSAATRDTNSVVRDSARTALAHLQAGE; this comes from the coding sequence ATGATGTTTGAAACCGCCCGACTCTCGACATGTTTCGCCGCCGTTTCGACGATGCTGATGTGGTCCGTGACGCTGAACGCTGCCGAGCCAGTCTATCAGGGCAGGACGCTCAATTCGTGGCTCGAAGACTTGGCGTACGGGCGATATCCCGACATGGAGAAGGATCGTCTGGCGACCGAGGCAATCCGGGCGATAGGTGCGGACGCACTGCCCTTGCTAATCAAACGATTCCAAGTGCCGCCGCATCTTACCGAAGAGATGGCCGAACAAATGGATGATTACCAGGCGCTTTCGCAGTCGCTGTCCGCGCTTCGCATTCTCGGCGATAGGGCAAGTCCCGCTATCCCGGCGCTCATTGAGCGGCTAGCACCGGCACGCCGGGCAACGTCGTTGTCTGGACCTTTGGCACTGCGCTTGGGCCGGAGGACGACTTTTGCGGCACTTGCCTTGAGTGAAATCGGGGAAAAGTCCGTAGCGCCACTCATTGCGGCACTTTCTGCGGAAGAAGTTGACACGCGCTTTGGGGCCGCCATGGCGCTGGAGTATTTCAAGAAGTATGCCGACCGCGCCGTGCCGGCATTAATCAAGGCGCTGGCCGATTCTGACAAGGACGTCCGTTGGAGGGCGGCAAGGTCTCTCGGTTGTCAGCGATCGTTGCCGAAATTGTCGCTGCCGGCCCTGGCCAAGTTGCTTAGGGGGGATCCTGAAGCGAACGTGCGAATTTATGCCATTGGTGCGATTGAAAAGTTCGGCTCCGAAGCCGAAATAGCGCTCGCTGACCTCAGTGCCGCGACACGCGATACGAATAGCGTGGTACGCGACTCGGCGCGCACGGCCCTGGCGCATCTACAAGCCGGTGAGTGA
- a CDS encoding SsrA-binding protein, whose translation MGLTLVPLKMYFKQGRVKLLRGICRGRKLHDKRERIKKASVQRDIARALRRKRGVADFTMAKRIRVLDSANRTMQRLGYLKPLCALVNKTETSNLETLGKRLIECVTKRVVVSSPLDAQTREYVTNRLTHRSYHDLGNAVLEPANGAPVRLEIQDVCLADARLPSRTGKLAEASWRRYPYLGTSLELIRKGTYSPLTRSLVLLALTPGAELLKTLQKRDPAFVRFTVDRMGMLAYVKFLKPAPEAAT comes from the coding sequence CTGGGTCTCACGCTGGTGCCCCTGAAGATGTACTTCAAACAGGGCCGCGTGAAGCTGCTCAGGGGCATTTGCCGCGGCCGCAAACTGCACGACAAGCGCGAGAGGATCAAGAAAGCCTCGGTCCAACGCGACATCGCCCGGGCCTTGCGGCGGAAGCGAGGGGTAGCAGACTTCACCATGGCCAAACGCATTCGCGTGCTTGATTCGGCCAACCGAACCATGCAACGGCTCGGCTATTTGAAGCCGCTTTGCGCCTTGGTCAACAAGACCGAAACCAGCAACTTGGAAACGCTCGGCAAACGCCTCATCGAGTGTGTCACGAAACGAGTCGTCGTCTCGTCCCCGCTCGACGCTCAAACGCGCGAGTACGTGACAAACCGGCTTACGCACCGCTCGTATCACGACTTGGGTAATGCGGTGCTCGAACCGGCGAACGGCGCACCGGTACGTTTGGAAATCCAGGACGTCTGCCTGGCCGACGCGAGGCTTCCATCGCGCACCGGCAAATTGGCAGAGGCCAGTTGGCGGCGATATCCCTATCTCGGCACGTCGCTGGAGCTGATCAGGAAAGGGACTTACTCGCCGCTCACGCGCAGCCTGGTCTTGCTCGCCCTTACGCCGGGAGCGGAGTTGCTCAAAACGCTCCAGAAGCGCGACCCGGCGTTCGTGCGTTTTACCGTCGACCGCATGGGCATGTTGGCCTACGTCAAGTTTCTCAAGCCTGCTCCGGAGGCCGCCACGTGA